One window of Rasiella rasia genomic DNA carries:
- a CDS encoding 3-hydroxyacyl-CoA dehydrogenase NAD-binding domain-containing protein: protein MTIKNIGVIGAGTMGSGIAQVAATAGCEVKLFDLNQAALDTAKASLEKIMNRLVEKGRINTDEKTRIQANITYVNSLHELADSNMTIEAIVENLEIKKKVFQELEGYVDEQCIIASNTSSLSIASIASSLKKPERCVGIHFFNPAPLMKLVEVIPAIQTSTETLKISEETIQSWGKTVAIAKDTPGFIVNRVARPFYGEALRIYEEGIANFATIDHAMKTVGGFRMGPFELMDFIGNDVNYTVTETVFSAFYFDPRYKPAFTQKRFSEAGYLGRKSGKGYYTYNEKGQVVANEANISNDATLLQNIFERILVMLINEAADALFLNIANAEAIDNAMTKGVNYPKGLLTWADEKGIDWCVQKIDELYDEYHEDRYRCSPLLRKMKKQNKTFF, encoded by the coding sequence ATGACAATAAAAAATATAGGTGTAATTGGAGCAGGAACCATGGGTTCTGGGATTGCGCAAGTAGCGGCAACTGCTGGTTGTGAGGTAAAACTATTCGATTTAAATCAAGCCGCCTTAGATACCGCAAAAGCAAGTCTGGAAAAAATAATGAATCGATTGGTTGAAAAAGGCCGTATTAATACAGACGAAAAAACGAGAATACAGGCTAATATTACCTACGTAAACTCGTTACACGAACTCGCCGATAGTAATATGACAATTGAAGCTATTGTAGAAAACTTAGAGATAAAGAAAAAGGTCTTTCAAGAATTAGAAGGGTATGTAGATGAGCAATGCATTATCGCATCCAATACTTCTTCACTTTCAATTGCCTCTATAGCTTCTTCACTTAAAAAACCTGAACGTTGTGTGGGGATTCATTTTTTTAATCCAGCTCCACTAATGAAGTTGGTTGAAGTAATTCCAGCAATCCAGACTAGTACAGAAACGCTTAAAATTTCCGAAGAAACCATACAAAGTTGGGGTAAGACAGTTGCCATAGCCAAAGACACTCCAGGTTTTATCGTAAACCGAGTAGCACGCCCCTTTTACGGAGAAGCATTGCGAATTTACGAAGAAGGAATTGCCAACTTTGCAACCATAGACCACGCCATGAAAACTGTTGGCGGATTTAGAATGGGACCCTTCGAGTTAATGGATTTTATAGGTAATGATGTAAACTATACAGTTACAGAAACCGTGTTTTCAGCATTTTATTTCGATCCGCGCTATAAACCGGCATTCACTCAAAAGCGCTTTTCGGAAGCAGGGTATTTAGGAAGAAAATCTGGGAAAGGTTACTATACCTACAATGAAAAAGGTCAGGTAGTTGCTAATGAAGCCAACATATCTAACGACGCAACATTATTACAAAATATCTTTGAACGCATCTTGGTAATGCTAATTAACGAAGCCGCAGACGCCCTGTTTTTAAATATCGCCAATGCCGAGGCTATAGACAATGCTATGACTAAAGGCGTAAACTATCCAAAAGGACTCTTAACTTGGGCAGACGAAAAAGGAATTGATTGGTGTGTTCAAAAAATAGACGAATTATATGATGAATATCACGAAGATCGTTACAGATGTTCTCCTTTGCTTAGAAAAATGAAGAAACAAAATAAAACCTTCTTTTAA
- the pcaF gene encoding 3-oxoadipyl-CoA thiolase, which yields MKQAYIIDGVRTPIGSYKGTLSAVRTDDLGAHVIREVVEKNPNIPKDAYDDVIMGCANQAGEDNRNVARMSLLLAGLPFTVPGETVNRLCSSGLSAIIHANRAIKAGDGDIFIAGGVENMTRGPYVIAKPSSAFGNDSKMYDSSFGWRFVNPKMQELYGTDGMGNTAENLVEKYNISREDQDAFAYHSQMKASKAQQNGRLAKEIAPVSIPQRKKDPIVFAQDEFIKPGTTKEILAKLRPAFKKEGGSVTAGNASGLNDGAAATIIASEDAVKKYNLNALARIVSSAVVGVEPRIMGIGPVEASNKALQKAGLTMADMDVIELNEAFASQALACIRAWGLDDNDPRINPNGGSIAIGHPLGVTGARIAYSAALELQETAKKYALITMCIGVGQGYAAIIENVNV from the coding sequence ATGAAACAAGCATATATTATAGATGGAGTGCGAACTCCAATTGGAAGCTACAAAGGAACCCTAAGCGCAGTACGAACAGACGATTTAGGCGCGCACGTTATAAGGGAAGTGGTAGAGAAAAATCCTAACATTCCAAAAGATGCCTACGACGATGTGATTATGGGGTGTGCCAATCAAGCTGGAGAAGACAACCGAAATGTTGCACGTATGTCATTGTTATTAGCAGGACTGCCATTTACAGTGCCTGGCGAAACAGTAAACAGATTATGTAGTAGTGGCCTCTCAGCAATTATCCACGCCAACAGAGCAATTAAAGCTGGTGATGGTGACATTTTTATCGCTGGAGGAGTGGAGAATATGACACGCGGGCCTTACGTAATAGCAAAACCTTCTAGCGCCTTCGGAAACGATAGTAAGATGTACGATTCTTCTTTTGGATGGCGTTTTGTAAATCCAAAAATGCAAGAGCTGTACGGGACAGACGGCATGGGAAATACCGCCGAAAACTTAGTAGAGAAATACAATATTTCGCGAGAAGATCAAGATGCATTTGCATACCATAGCCAAATGAAAGCTTCAAAAGCACAGCAAAATGGAAGACTGGCAAAAGAAATAGCTCCGGTTTCCATTCCGCAGCGAAAGAAAGATCCTATTGTGTTTGCGCAAGACGAATTTATAAAACCAGGTACTACCAAAGAAATTCTTGCAAAATTACGACCCGCCTTTAAAAAAGAAGGAGGTAGCGTTACTGCAGGAAATGCTTCAGGGCTCAACGATGGCGCGGCGGCTACCATAATTGCTTCAGAAGATGCAGTAAAGAAATACAACTTAAATGCGCTAGCTCGCATCGTGAGCTCGGCTGTTGTAGGTGTAGAACCTAGAATTATGGGTATTGGTCCAGTAGAAGCGAGTAACAAAGCCCTGCAAAAGGCTGGACTTACCATGGCAGATATGGACGTAATTGAATTAAACGAGGCTTTTGCGTCGCAAGCACTTGCCTGTATTCGAGCGTGGGGCCTTGATGACAACGACCCAAGGATAAACCCCAATGGGGGCTCTATTGCAATTGGTCATCCTCTCGGAGTTACAGGTGCCAGAATAGCCTATTCTGCCGCCTTAGAATTACAAGAAACAGCTAAAAAGTATGCGCTAATTACCATGTGTATTGGTGTAGGGCAAGGATATGCAGCAATTATTGAGAATGTGAATGTTTAG
- a CDS encoding PaaI family thioesterase, with product MKDEQIPYKMLSQDAYSKWLGIEILECKVGHVKVGMTVRKEMLNSMNKAHGGITYSLADTAFGFTANTHGKYAVSIETSINHIEALNEGDYITAHATVDLQKTKVGFNVVEVKRDNQLVALFKGVVYRTSKDWTE from the coding sequence ATGAAAGACGAACAAATACCATATAAAATGCTCTCGCAAGATGCCTATAGCAAATGGTTAGGTATCGAAATTTTGGAGTGCAAAGTCGGTCATGTAAAAGTAGGAATGACAGTGCGTAAAGAAATGCTAAATAGCATGAACAAAGCCCACGGGGGTATTACCTATTCTTTGGCAGATACTGCCTTCGGATTTACAGCAAATACGCACGGAAAGTACGCTGTTTCTATAGAAACGAGCATTAATCATATAGAGGCGTTAAACGAGGGCGATTATATTACAGCACATGCCACTGTAGACCTTCAGAAAACTAAAGTTGGTTTTAATGTGGTAGAGGTTAAGCGAGACAACCAATTGGTGGCACTTTTTAAGGGTGTGGTATACCGTACATCAAAAGATTGGACAGAATAA
- a CDS encoding enoyl-CoA hydratase-related protein gives MSSITTQIEQGVATITLNRPEVFNSFNREMALALQRELDTCQSDNNVRAIVLTGAGKAFCAGQDLKEVTSPELNPGFKKILEEHYNPIITRIRAIEKPIIAAVNGVAAGAGANIALACDIVVAHEKVSFIQAFSKIGLIPDSGGTFFLPRLIGFQKASALMLLGDKVSAEQAEQLGMIYKVIPSEIFEGEVMALAKHMAQMPTKALGMTKRLLNITMTNSLEEQLELEGKLQIEAAQSNDYKEGVTAFVEKRKPNFIGN, from the coding sequence ATGAGCAGTATAACAACACAAATAGAGCAAGGTGTAGCGACCATAACACTAAATAGACCAGAAGTGTTTAATAGTTTTAATCGCGAAATGGCGCTTGCACTTCAAAGAGAGCTAGACACCTGCCAGTCAGATAACAATGTAAGAGCGATTGTGCTAACGGGAGCAGGAAAGGCGTTTTGCGCTGGCCAAGACTTAAAAGAGGTGACCTCTCCCGAATTAAACCCTGGTTTTAAAAAAATTCTGGAAGAACACTACAACCCAATTATCACGCGTATTAGAGCTATTGAAAAACCCATAATAGCCGCTGTGAATGGAGTAGCTGCAGGAGCAGGAGCAAATATTGCCTTGGCATGTGACATAGTTGTAGCGCATGAAAAAGTAAGTTTTATACAAGCATTTAGTAAAATAGGCTTAATCCCAGATAGCGGCGGGACATTCTTCCTGCCACGATTAATCGGATTTCAAAAAGCGTCGGCACTCATGCTGTTGGGCGATAAAGTTTCTGCAGAGCAGGCAGAACAGTTAGGAATGATTTATAAAGTTATTCCTTCAGAAATTTTTGAAGGAGAAGTAATGGCACTAGCAAAACACATGGCACAAATGCCTACCAAAGCATTAGGAATGACCAAAAGACTATTAAATATCACAATGACAAATTCGTTAGAAGAGCAGCTAGAGCTGGAAGGTAAATTGCAAATCGAAGCAGCTCAAAGTAACGATTATAAAGAAGGGGTGACCGCTTTTGTAGAAAAAAGGAAACCAAATTTTATAGGAAATTAA